One genomic window of Lytechinus variegatus isolate NC3 chromosome 1, Lvar_3.0, whole genome shotgun sequence includes the following:
- the LOC121421032 gene encoding sushi, von Willebrand factor type A, EGF and pentraxin domain-containing protein 1-like — translation MRTTSIIVFILCIAFLKDADAWRRRRRRRRSDPPPPPPPPPNTPPSLNNCPQTLPVQYTTTATAVVIWVEPTCTDYESSCTVSRSGYPPGHSFGEGSQSIAYTARDTGGLSTSCTVSFTVSVIRCSSATSPQHCSVSCSTSNSVGSVCTYQCATGLTLSGSSQRVCQEVSGNAAQWTGTQPTCTDDYAPTVTRCPSSFVANRTEHWGVEVTFTEPTATDNFDQTLQTWAVPADLTSPYIFTADTACEYHFQDDAGNAVTCTFDVEIHDTVVPEFLTCPSSQNLRSSTDMTLVTWDEPTYREIPGDEVRLVCNFGSNSVILPWGNNHVIYNATNMKNGLSEICDFYVNIEPMPCMKLRSPSHGAMSCDTWAYGRYCSMSCNDNYDIPPPSPFQPISDVFTCGSSGQWSPTSYVPDCSQIRDPTKINLPTDLLYYSGHCGSPDTLSDIAQSFIETIEKSIHNGICKTNGDCTVDNVAITCGFPTRRRRKRALVRTLRSGATGLSVDDTDSTSDDIDGRLLEGMQEIRISMNLGVGVGLSEADTASVKEAQEKLENLAREVLDIVVSRNNGIFNILGVYHDDTEDPATEAYLFMNDHYIDCPDGYVAGRNNTTCVACTTGHYYDTKSRACHQCGYGFYQDEYGQVTCKSCDLGQSTRNKGSPSKADCENQCEAGQFSTSGLYPCIQCPLNTFQLLIGQTMCFECPDVKKTWNRGASDVDQCLHI, via the exons ttcattttatgtattgcATTTCTTAAAGACGCAG ATGCATGGCGTCGTCGTCGACGTCGTCGGAGATCGGATCCTcctccaccaccacctcctCCTCCAA ATACTCCTCCTAGTTTGAACAACTGCCCGCAAACTCTCCCTGTTCAGTACaccactactgctactgctgtcGTCATCTGGGTTGAACCAACGTGTACCGACTACGAATCATCGTGTACTGTTAG tCGAAGTGGCTATCCTCCGGGGCATTCTTTCGGTGAAGGTAGTCAAAGCATCGCATACACTGCCAGAGACACTGGTGGACTCTCTACATCCTGTACCGTTTCTTTTACTGTTAGCG TGATCCGCTGTAGTAGTGCCACATCTCCCCAACACTGCTCGGTGAGCTGTTCAACATCCAACTCGGTAGGGTCAGTCTGTACCTACCAATGTGCCACAGGACTTACTCTATCAGGCTCATCTCAACGTGTTTGTCAAGAGGTTAGCGGGAATGCAGCGCAATGGACTGGCACTCAACCAACGTGTACAG ATGATTACGCTCCAACGGTGACGCGCTGTCCATCTTCGTTTGTCGCCAATCGGACTGAGCACTGGGGTGTCGAAGTCACATTTACAGAACCAACTGCCACAGACAACTTCGATCAGACGCTACAGACATGGGCAGTCCCTGCGGACCTCACATCTCCTTACATCTTCACTGCTGATACTGCTTGCGAGTATCACTTCCAGGATGATGCCGGAAATGCTGTTACATGTACCTTTGATGTCGAGATACACG ATACGGTCGTGCCAGAATTTTTGACCTGTCCATCCAGCCAAAATCTGCGATCAAGCACGGATATGACCTTGGTGACTTGGGATGAACCGACGTATAGGGAAATCCCCGGTGATGAGGTGCGACTTGTTTGTAACTTTGGTAGTAACAGCGTCATATTACCATGGGGAAATAATCACGTGATCTACAACGCAACGAACATGAAAAATGGGCTCAGTGAGATTTGCGACTTTTATGTCAATATCGAAC CAATGCCATGCATGAAGCTACGTTCGCCGTCACACGGCGCCATGTCGTGTGATACCTGGGCCTATGGTCGATACTGTAGTATGTCCTGCAATGACAATTATGATATCCCTCCTCCTAGCCCGTTCCAGCCCATTTCCGATGTGTTCACATGCGGTTCATCCGGTCAATGGAGCCCTACGTCCTATGTGCCTGACTGTTCAC AAATTCGAGACCCGACCAAGATCAACCTTCCAACAGATCTGCTCTACTATAGTGGCCACTGCGGTAGTCCAGATACATTGTCTGATATTGCACAGTCTTTCATAGAGACAATCGAGAAATCCATCCACAACGGTATCTGCAAAACCAACGGAGACTGTACTGTCGACAATGTCGCAATAACATGTGGTTTCCCGACCCGTCGTAGAAGAAAACGTGCCCTGGTCAGAACTCTAAGATCCGGTGCTACAGGGTTGTCTGTTGATGACACCGATAGTACTTCGGATGACATCGATGGAAGACTTCTCGAAGGGATGCAGGAGATTCGCATTTCGATGAACCTAGGAGTTGGTGTCGGCCTATCTGAAGCAGACACCGCGTCAGTGAAGGAGGCACAGGAGAAGCTTGAGAATCTGGCCAGAGAAGTGTTGGACATTGTAGTATCCAGAAATAACGGGATTTTTAATATCTTGGGGGTATATCATGATGATACTGAAGATCCCGCAACCGAAGCCTACCTGTTCATGAATGATCACTATATAGATTGTCCTGATGGTTACGTCGCTGGCCGCAATAACACCACATGTG TCGCTTGTACAACTGGTCACTACTACGATACCAAATCCAGGGCATGTCACCAATGTGGATATGGATTCTATCAAGACGAGTATGGTCAGGTGACATGCAAGTCATGTGACCTTGGTCAGTCTACTCGAAACAAAGGCAGTCCCAGCAAGGCTGATTGTGAAA ATCAATGCGAAGCGGGTCAGTTTTCAACATCAGGGTTATACCCTTGTATCCAATGCCCATTGAACACGTTTCAGCTGCTGATTGGTCAGACGATGTGCTTTGAATGCCCGGATGTAAAGAAGACATGGAATAGAGGAGCTTCTGATGTAGACCAATGTCTTCACATCTAA